The following nucleotide sequence is from Mytilus trossulus isolate FHL-02 chromosome 9, PNRI_Mtr1.1.1.hap1, whole genome shotgun sequence.
GGACATAGAGGTGAGGTGAAAATTTCTTTGGTCTTCAATTCAATAGTCATGACTTCTACAAATATTACCCCTGAttgaatgtaaaaatttattttgatttctaaGCTTTGATGAATATTATGTGTATCAGCTATTAACATTTTCCTCCTTTTGATTGCAGAATTGATATGCTTATTGGTCAAGGGAGTGGATGTAATACAGTCATTAGTTATACAgctaatttattaaataaacataaagtcAGATCTATTGCCCTGATCAGTCCTATAGGTCACAAGCCTGGCAAGTAAGTAATATGCAATTCTCATTCGTTCCTAGTTGGAAAGTATTATATGAGTTGTAGTTCGCAAGTAAATTGATAACCTTGCTAGTTTGAAGTGAAGTGACATAGTACCTCATGGAAGCAACACACATACATTGCATTGGAGGCAGGTCTAAAAGACAACATACTTGTGCATATATCTATATTACATGTTAACAGCACAGACATTTATGTGTGGCCACTCTTGTGATCACCTTTTTTAGTGCAGATTTTGAAAGAGGTAGTCAGtatagaaaaaccttaaattgctcatcaactttgtacctgtttggctttataaatattttgaaatgagcgtcactaatgagtcttatgaagacaaaacgcgcgtctggcgtactaaattataatcctggtacctttgataactaccggtaattaaagaattgaaaataacatgtttaataatcTCATGCGTtcaaagcgcttttctggatttaccttcatcaggaacactcaaagccaaacatttgaaatccgagaATGTATAAGTACTGCAATTGTTGAAGAGCTATtattatatgtcaaaaataactaaaataaatagccaaattcttCTAAAGCCAACTAAAGGGaggtaatatattataaaaaaaatatgattgatacatgtatatgtaaaaaagGAAGACAATAAGTGGCTTGTGCAATGTGCAGTCTACTGCAATGTACAATATATGAATTGATTACTAGTTGGAAATTACTTTTTGTGAATCTTGCAAActgacaaaaataacaaaaatttgttgaaacCAAGAAATCAAATTCATCTAATTTGTCTTCACTCTTCAAAAATAGATTAATCCTCAGTAATACTTATTGTTATGCTTGACCATCCTTCTGTCTGTCAGTCTTTCtatgtctgttttttttgtcacaTATTATAAGCAAGCTTGACCAGGGTCATTTGTGTCCTCAGATACagctttgttttatataaaattgattataGGCATTGTCATACACAAAATGGTAGATAGATATGTGAATATATTTTAGGGCATTAAAAGAGTATCCAGCTGTATTGGAGTTTGAAATGTTATGGAATAAGagtactttatttaaatatccACTCAGAGTATCACTAGAGATTTCTGCATTTCATAAATTTCCAGTTCTTAGAAAATATCGTCAATCAGACAGATTAAAAGTTATGCTTCATTTTGCTGGATTTCAGTATGAATGGGTAGGTATATAAGATATTTACTATAGTTTACATTTAATGTGAAATATCTGTTCTTCTCAAAACAGTAAAAATGGCTAATTTATCTGCAGTaagttcagaaattaatgcatGCAATTATTAAAGCAAATTCCTAACCACCAGCAAGAATGTGAAATCTAATAAATGCAATtgcaaacattttataatttgtaaaagcaTTTTTGTAAGTCTCAGTTCAAACCTAACTgtgaaaatgattattttatgGTCCTCACCTAGTTAAGTTACTTAGGAACTGCTATTCAATGTAAATTGGTACTAACCATGCATGAATGGTgaacttttaaatcttttttacaTTGACATCTGGCTAATTTGACTAAATTCTATATGCCAAAATTAATTCCTGTTATTTACAGTAAAAGTGTTGTTATATTGGTGAGTTGCAAAACAAGGAGTGCAAACAAttaacattgtaaaacaattttgtcCAGCCTGCCACTTTTGTTGCAATAGCAAGACATTGCAATCCTGCATTCAATGGTTGGCatcgtcaacaaatattcaatcTGGTtaattttttagaaattttaataactttctttaactatcttGGATTTAGTCAAGACACTGGGTTCCACAGAAcctttacaaattttgttagaATTGAATCATAAAGTAAACCTTCTGCTTTTAAACCCTTTAAAAAATTGTAACTATGTATCACAGGATGGTTCAAAGTTCTACAAATgcttaatttgattgatattttaaaaacaatgcaGACACTGAGAAGattgcaaatttattttattttgaaaccatTTGTAAAGATGACTATATGTTAACAGTTCAATTAACACTCAGTTTCATATTGAACACATATCTAGGAATCATTTCCAAATTTTTGCTAATTGACTATGCTTAAACTTACAAAACTTTAAGTCTGTGTTACTGaaacttttaacatgttttaattgcaatcagggtgagataactcttttaaataaaattgtgactttaatgtttaaaaatagaatatttcttACTTTGACAAGATATATTTAAACCTAAATCAAAATTGTTTcaacttagaaaaaaaatctttagttttattCAAGCATGTTATATCTAGATTTTGTTTTCAGCTAGAGTGGGCGCTCATATTCAACGAGGACACAATTATgctgttttatgattttgaggtgtaaaaacttctAAGGATGgttgaaatggaagaaatatgctgttaaattctatttttataacaaatattattatttttgaaaatgagactAAATTTCGACACTTACGGCAAAGGACAGAAAAATggacaacaatttcaaaaaatttcctGAATGACAAAAACGATTTCAAAGAAGTATTCCTTAGTAATTCTTTGACTGATTGccctaaatttcatttttttacacctttcaaatgtctgctattcgtctttaatgaaatttatttgataaatatggtttaaagctgcagttatttggttttaaatatgtaaaaacggCAAATATGTGTCCCGTgtgacaaaaaattaagaaatttcaaacaccctttaatccaacttttcagatgattttactcaaaacaaacacattttcaaGCTAAGAAtatttttgcatttgaagttatcttcatctagaaatatcagtatacttcaaaatcataaagacctgaacataaactgaagaaaacatggaaaaatgtggcgaaaatgagcaccaCACTCTAAACCGTGATTCATTTGGTATTGGGAGTTCTTGTATACCCAGATTGATGACATGCAATTATATCTAGATTGTATTTTCAACTAAACAGTGATTCCTTTGGTATTGGGAGTTCTAGTATACCCAGATTGATGACATGCAATTATACCTAGATTGTATTTTCAGCTAAACAGTGATTCCTTTGGTATAGGGAGTTCTAGTATACCAAGATTGAtgacatataattttaataataaactgGTAGATAAAGATCTAATGGAAGAATATACTGACCTCCTGGGTATACCAGAGACAAACGTCTGTCATATTGGGACAGGGGAACAAATTAAATCTCCAGAAAAAAGTATGTATTAATATTCCAATTATtagattaaaagtaaattttccacataattttttagaaaaaaaagaagaaaaattaagataataaatttaacaaacttccaattttaataaaaatatagaattgaTATTGTCCGTCCTTCTTTGAGATCTGATTTTGAATTGTCCCTGTTGGCACACGAATCttctttttactatttttagtcACCTACCAACGAAGTCGAAGGGGTCTTTAGGTTTGCACTCGTCTGTcttgtctgtccatctgtcagtctggcaaatcagttttccactttttagctcacctggcccaaagggccaagtgagcttttctcatcactttgcgtccgtcgtcgtcgtcgtccgtcgtcgtcgtcctgcgttaacttttacaaaaatcttctcctctgaaactactgggccaaattaaaccaaacttggccacaatcatcattaatgtatctagtttaaaatttgtgtttttttacccggccaaccaaccaagatggccgccatggctataaatagaacataggggtaaaatgcagtttttggcttataactcaaaaaccaaagcatttagagcaaatctgacttggggtaaaattgtttatcaggtgaagatctatctgccatgaaattttcagatgaatcagacaacccgttgttgggttgctgcccctgaattggtaattttaaggaaattttactgtttttggtcattatcttgaatattattatagatggagataaactgtaaacagcaataatgttcagcaaagtaagatttacaaatatgtcaacatgaccaaattggtcagttgacccctttaggagttattgccctttatagtcaatttttaaccttttttcgtaaatttccatatcttttacaaaaatcttctcctctgaaactactgggccaaattaaaccaaaattagcaacaatcaacattgatgtatctagtttaaaatttgtgtttttttacccggccaaccaaccaagatggccgccatggctaaaaatagaacataggggtaaaatgcagtttttggcttatatctcaaaaaccaaagcatttagagcaaatctgacaaggggcaaaattgtttatctggtcaaaatctatctgccctgaaattttaagatgaatgggtcAACTGGTTGtaaggttgctgcccctaaattggtaattttaaggaaatttttctgttttgggttattatcttgaatattattatagatagagataaactgtaaacagcaataatatacagcaatttaagactaaaaaataggtcaaaatgaccaaaatggtcaattgaccccctatgaagttatcgtttttataatcaatttttaacaattttcataaaatttgtgaatttttactaacattttccactgaaactacacggacaagttcattatagatagagatgattgtaagcagcaagaatgtttagtaaagtaagatgtacaaacacatcaaaatcacctaaacacaattttgtcatgaactgtctgcttcctttgtttaattcacatataccaaggtgagcgacacaggctctttagagcctctagtttcttcATCCTTTtagatattgatttaaaatttggtgtATTGATTTATCATGACAaattacagatcaagttcaaattttgttcctgtctgatgattttgtgcagagttatggtcctttgaCCTACAAAATTCactcaaataatcagttttctgaatattttctttttgtcattcttgaagatattgatttaataattggtatatagtttaatcatgacaagttacagttCAAGCTTAAATTATGTTCTTGTCTAATGATTTTGTGCAAAGTTATGACTCTTGGACTTTGAAAATTCAcacaaataatcagttttccacactttttttttgtcattcttgaagatattgattttataattgGTATATAGTTGTATCATGGCAAGTCACAGATAGAGTCCAAATTTTGTCCCAGTCAaatgattttgtgcagagttataGTCCTTGGGCTTagaaaatttactaaaataataatttgtcaaCACTTTTTTTCGTCATGCTGAAAGATTTtgacttgatatttgttatatagtttacaccatgacaagttatagatcaagtGGGAATTTTGTtccaacaaaaatgaatttttaaccGGTAGGGGAGtatgtattgccatgcaataTGCACAGAATGCttgttacttttataaataagaGTTCTTCTTACATGaacaaatatcaaaaagaaagagtacatgataaagaaaaacacaaaagtaaCAAACTGAAAAAACAGAGATATATAGATTCcacaactgcaacaagtgtgttatgatatttctccactcgagagttaaattgtaatatttaaagcATGCATATGAGGCTTGTCGagcttttttaaatacttaaaatttaaCTGATGCGGGtggagaaatatcataatacacAAGTAaaagtggtggaatctgtttttctaatgatttttatccttccttttcaaagatttgaagaaagttgtgtactttttatgtgACATCATCAGGCATTGTTGCCTGTTTTCATGGCATGGCAATAGAAAAATCCAAAAGAAACCAAGAAAATTTATTGTCACAATTAAACTTCGATCAATGAGAAATAGTTTTCTCACACGGAtcaagaaatgtgaaaatagcacaaaaattagaaaattctTTTTTCCCACTAAAATCTCATAATACTGATTTGAATTTTATGGTATATCATGcatcacatgacaaaatatgaGAAATTTGAAACATGGACATTATATGGTCATTATTCTAAATtgactgttaacaaaactttgatttttttgaaaagtaagGATTATGTTACCCAGGAATAGGTTACCTTAGACATGTTAGCTGTATGAGACAAAAAGAAATGCATCCATAGGGGTAGGGGGTCACCTTATGATGGCATTAAATCATTCACATTTTCACTCTTTTcctgatttttataaataactatATTAGACATTTTTAGACAGAAATCTTTCATACATCTTTGATATAAATatcttgtttgtatttttcagacATTACAGCATTAAAGTGTGTTGCCTTTGAAGACAAAGATTATACATTGAACAAATATTCAGGACAATTAACTTTACTGTTGCaagatttattgaaaaatgttattaaaaaaaaatggtgattctGTTCTtagttttatttggtttaaaattagttttatttccGCCATTTATGTCTATAAAATTGGACCCATCAACTCCTTTACTCAACATGAAACAGctccaaatatattttatacagtgTTGATCAGTGTCGGTTTGAACactcttgcatttaaataacttttgtaGTTTCTGATTagtttatagtatatatatagcatttattatttcattaaatgcaataaagattttattttttaattgagaaatacattcaccaacattccaactgactttattttcagaaaacgaaatctgtaacaaacaaacttttagccaccgctttacaagcagagccaaatacaatgaaagtcccaactatgtattggcttccgaagctacacaaaaccccttacaaatataggtttatttcgtcttcaagccattgttcaactactaaattgtctattattcttaccagcacacttggtacaattaaaaaccttataataaattgttcaaataaggccttcgaaaatagtggaataaattacttttggagtgtcaagaactcgttggaagtacttgataaattgcatgcttatattggtgattttgaatctgttcaaagttttgatttttctaccctgtataccacattgcctcacattctcattaagaaaaaattcacgcacctaattaaatgggcattcaaaaaatcagaatgtgaatatatatgttcaaactcttttaggtcattttttagtagcaataaacaaaaaaactatgttaattggacatgctttgatactatatatgcccttgaatttttactagataacatttttgttcgctttggggattccgtatatcgtcagattatcggaattccaatggggactaactgtgcaccacttattgcggacctctttttgtattgttacgagttacaatttatgacaaaaataagcaaagacccatcaaaacaacatctgataaacaaatttaataatacttttagatatttggatgatattttggctctcaataatgacgacttcagtatgtatattaatgaaatttatcctggtgaacttactttaaataaagctaatactaacaatgaccactgccctttcctcgatcttgatatttatatcactaacggaaagctgaatactaaaatttatgataaaagggatgatttttcatttcctatcgttaattatctgtttttagatggtgacgttcccttgtcaccatcttacggtgtttatatatctcaacttgtacgattcgctcgtgtttgtaacaatgtttgagattttaacgagagaaatttatgtattactgaaaaattattacaccagggttttcgatatcacaaactagtcaaaacatttactaaattttatcatcggtataaagacatcattcgtaaatatagctcaacatgcagactttttatacgttcaggtatttcacatccaattttttatggaaatattctttataaagcacaaaggtgtcagtattcacctcataaacttacaaaacctttgaatagacttattaagaagggatataattacgatactgttgtcaagtcattaaagattgcatattttggcgttaatattgagtcactgataaggtctttgcgtcggaactaaacacatttattctaaaaacagttgttggcatgacacgggttatgttcttctcatatatgttatgatggtataatactaaaccccttacgggaaggattgtgcctgatgttcatatgatgaaatcataatcctttagtcagtttaattgaagtctggagctggcatgtcagttaactgctagtagtctgttgttatttatgtattattgtcattttgtttattttctttggttacatcttctgacatcagactcggacttctcttgaactgaattttaatgtgcgtattgttatgcttttacttttctacactggttagaggtatagggggagggttgagatctcacaaacatgtttaaccccgccgcatttttgcgcctgtcccaagtcaggagcctctggcctttgttagtcttgtattatttaaaattttagtttcttgtgtacaatttggaaattagtatggcgttcattatcactgaactagtatatatttgtttaggggccagctgaaggacgcctccgggtgcgggaatttctcgctacattgaagacctgttggtgaccttctgctgttgtatttttttattttggtcgggttattgtctctttgacacattccccatttccattctcaattttattgtagtACTCAAAgtacaataaatttattatttgcaAGAAAGTCAGGGAAGATGgcatattatcattttttatcatACATCTGGCAGCTGAAatgttttaagaataaaaatgtGCCTTATGTTTAATAAATGTCATGTAGAACAAGTCTATGTTTTTATCACTCAATATTGATTAACATATGTTTCTTAAGAATAGCTACAATTTAACATGCTTAAGATtcagataaatttaaatatgcaCATGATAAAGAGTTTATGTACTAATGaagaaattaacaaatgttTACAAGTATaccaatattttatatgttaaaatcagaaaatttaaACCTGTTTCCTTACATACATATCCACCACCTAAACTGTTAATAGACTTTGTGGTTTGACGGTAGTGTGCTAattataactttgtttcatccttaatttgttatattagccactggacattaagcagtcataaatcaatcattgtgatttttagggagctaccatttgatttttatgggggggctaggatgaaatttgaaaaaaataggcaggacaggagttttgagtaaaaaaaaaaggcaggatgagacacttgcaaaaaaaaaaagtcaggatgacaatttatgtaaaaaaagtcaggataaactaaaaaaaaaaagcaggaccggatagagtgaaaaataaaaaggcaggacagagattacagttaaaaaaaaaggcaggacaaaatttttcatacTAGCCctcccataaaaatcaaatggtagcttaaccggatttttgtgacaaaaatgtcggttattgatttagggatgctcggcgggcgtgctgcaatcaaatgttgtccgtgcataaactcatgaaccgttcaaccaaagcttttaaaattttaatatgttgttactgataattaaatgaaggtcaagttcaataatggcgattttaacttttactgttcaggagttatggttcttgaaagattgaaaaatggcgtttccagtcgtgtccgtgcattcacgcatgaactgttctaccaaagcttcccaaattttaatatgttgttactggtgacaaaatcaCGGgatgtcaagttcaataatgacgattttgacttttaccgttcaggagttatggttcttgaaagattgaaaaatggtgtttccagtcgtgtccgtgcattttctcatgaatcatgcaaccaaagcttttcaaattctaatatgttgttactgatgacaaaatagaggtcaagttaaataatgatgattttgacttttactgctcagtagttatggttcttgaaagatcgtaaaatggcgtttcaagtcgtgtccgtgcatttacgcatgaactgttctaccaaagcttcccaatttttaatatgttgttactgatgactaaatggaggtcaagttcaataatgacgattttgacttttacgttcaggagttatggttcttgaaattgaaaaatggtgtttccagtcgtgtccgtgcattttctcatgaaccattctaccaaagcttttcaaattttaatatgttgttactgatgacaaaatagaggtcaagt
It contains:
- the LOC134685035 gene encoding uncharacterized protein LOC134685035, with amino-acid sequence MMSCRNLQHICKNILNIHITSLNRNICKRSKCVNFVRMGSTFSESFKKLFRKSKEKDSISTRIGELNLRYVFVRTCVDFWMDIPVGVMFDTAYLDTHPGISINPDTPVIVALHDTPGSLHDMIPILQPFCNLGYRVVAPNFPDKIHTRGMNRYDDTTFSGKTDERVTFIHDFLQTIGIERIDMLIGQGSGCNTVISYTANLLNKHKVRSIALISPIGHKPGKALKEYPAVLEFEMLWNKSTLFKYPLRVSLEISAFHKFPVLRKYRQSDRLKVMLHFAGFQYEWLNSDSFGIGSSSIPRLMTYNFNNKLVDKDLMEEYTDLLGIPETNVCHIGTGEQIKSPEKNITALKCVAFEDKDYTLNKYSGQLTLLLQDLLKNVIKKKW